One window of the Lysobacter sp. S4-A87 genome contains the following:
- a CDS encoding bifunctional 2-methylcitrate dehydratase/aconitate hydratase: MSHADLRSAVRPPPDAAMADIADYVVDYRIDSQEAYDTARHMLLDSLACAALAMDHPECVRHLGPLVPGAVLAGGARVPFTAHELDPVQAAYNIGVQIRWLDFNDTWLAAEWGHPSDNLGSILAVADYLGRKAQAGGGQAMTVRDVLGHAIKAHEIQGCYALKNSFNRVGLDHVILVRLASTAVATAMFGGGKEQIITAISQSWIDNGVLRTYRHAPNTGPRKSWAAGDACRRAVTHALNAVKGEVGYPSALSAPTWGFQDVAFKGQPFEFERSFGSYVMENILFKISYPAEFHAQTAVECAMRLHEQIGRRIEAEGVDAIESIVIQTQEAAMRIIDKTGPLANYADRDHCIQYMVAVPLLLGRLRADDYGDAVAADPRIDALRERMRVEEDPRFTRDYFDPDRRYIGNSVQVFFKDGTQSEKIAVDYPVGHRRRRGEGIPLLMAKFEAAVAAKLPKRQSDELLALVADPERLLAQPVTRLMDGLRC, translated from the coding sequence ATGAGCCATGCCGACCTGCGTTCCGCTGTCCGTCCGCCGCCCGATGCGGCGATGGCGGACATCGCCGACTACGTCGTCGATTACCGCATCGATTCGCAGGAGGCCTACGACACCGCGCGCCATATGCTGCTCGACTCGCTGGCCTGCGCCGCGCTGGCAATGGATCACCCCGAATGCGTCAGGCACCTGGGGCCACTGGTCCCGGGCGCGGTGCTGGCGGGCGGCGCACGCGTGCCGTTCACCGCGCACGAGCTCGACCCGGTCCAGGCCGCGTACAACATCGGCGTGCAGATCCGCTGGCTCGACTTCAACGACACCTGGCTGGCGGCCGAGTGGGGGCATCCGTCGGACAACCTCGGGTCGATCCTGGCGGTGGCCGACTACCTCGGGCGCAAGGCGCAGGCCGGGGGCGGCCAGGCAATGACCGTGCGCGACGTACTCGGCCATGCCATCAAGGCGCACGAGATCCAGGGCTGCTACGCGCTGAAGAATTCCTTCAACCGCGTCGGCCTCGATCACGTGATCCTGGTACGGCTGGCGTCGACGGCGGTGGCCACGGCGATGTTCGGCGGCGGCAAGGAACAGATCATCACCGCCATCTCGCAAAGCTGGATCGACAACGGCGTGCTGCGCACCTATCGGCATGCGCCCAACACCGGGCCGCGCAAAAGCTGGGCCGCAGGCGATGCCTGCCGTCGTGCGGTGACCCACGCGCTCAATGCGGTCAAGGGCGAGGTCGGCTACCCGAGCGCATTGAGTGCGCCGACCTGGGGCTTCCAGGACGTTGCCTTCAAGGGCCAGCCGTTCGAGTTCGAGCGGTCGTTCGGCAGCTACGTGATGGAGAACATCCTGTTCAAGATCAGCTATCCGGCCGAGTTCCATGCGCAGACCGCGGTCGAGTGCGCGATGCGCCTGCACGAACAGATCGGGCGCCGGATCGAAGCCGAAGGCGTGGATGCAATCGAGTCGATCGTCATCCAGACCCAGGAGGCGGCGATGCGCATCATCGACAAGACCGGTCCGCTGGCGAACTACGCCGACCGCGACCATTGCATCCAGTACATGGTCGCCGTGCCGCTGCTGTTGGGCCGGCTTCGTGCCGATGACTATGGCGATGCAGTGGCAGCAGACCCGCGCATCGACGCGCTGCGCGAGAGGATGCGGGTGGAGGAGGATCCGCGTTTCACCCGCGATTATTTCGATCCCGACAGACGGTATATCGGCAATTCCGTTCAGGTTTTCTTCAAGGACGGAACGCAGAGCGAGAAGATCGCCGTCGATTATCCGGTCGGCCACCGCCGTCGACGCGGTGAGGGTATTCCGCTGCTGATGGCCAAGTTTGAAGCGGCGGTGGCGGCAAAACTGCCGAAAAGGCAGAGCGACGAACTGCTCGCGCTGGTGGCCGACCCGGAACGGCTGCTGGCCCAGCCGGTCACCCGGCTGATGGACGGCCTTCGTTGCTGA
- a CDS encoding OmpA family protein, translating to MKIRLLSTALLAGLAVSQVASAQEFDDRWYLTGTAGMNIQDNDRGTRNAPFGALGVGKFLDPSWSLDAELNYQNPNNDANQDLRWSQYGISFDLRRHFLAEGRNWAPYLLMGLGYQQSEEEFDASPNPNSPGQRDEGNLAAKVGVGLQTALGEHVSLRTEVAYRADFDDASVAAPSEDWFGDMLASVGVVVPLGPPPVAAVPAPAAPSCADLDDDGDGVNNCDDKCPGSQAGQTIGPDGCPVPVSIDLKGVNFDFDKATLRPDAVSILSEATEILKRYPELKVEVAGHTDLCGKDAYNQKLSERRASTVYDYLTSNGVDAARLVGPIGYGESRPLEPTEQTMPACKNEKNRRTELNVQN from the coding sequence ATGAAGATCCGTTTGTTGAGCACCGCCCTGTTGGCCGGTCTGGCCGTTTCCCAGGTCGCCAGCGCCCAGGAATTCGATGACCGCTGGTACCTGACCGGCACCGCCGGCATGAACATCCAGGACAACGACCGCGGCACCCGCAATGCGCCGTTCGGTGCGCTGGGCGTCGGCAAGTTCCTCGACCCGAGCTGGTCGCTGGATGCCGAGCTCAACTACCAGAACCCGAACAACGACGCCAACCAGGACCTGCGCTGGAGCCAGTACGGCATTTCGTTCGACCTGCGCCGTCACTTCCTGGCCGAAGGCCGCAACTGGGCCCCGTACCTGCTGATGGGCCTGGGTTACCAGCAGTCGGAAGAAGAGTTCGACGCGAGCCCGAATCCGAACTCGCCGGGCCAGCGTGACGAGGGCAACCTCGCCGCCAAGGTCGGCGTCGGCCTGCAGACCGCCCTGGGCGAGCACGTGTCGCTGCGCACCGAAGTGGCCTACCGCGCCGACTTCGACGACGCCAGCGTTGCAGCACCGAGCGAAGACTGGTTCGGCGACATGCTGGCTTCGGTCGGCGTCGTGGTCCCGCTGGGCCCGCCGCCGGTTGCTGCCGTGCCGGCTCCGGCCGCGCCGAGCTGCGCAGACCTGGATGACGACGGTGACGGCGTCAACAACTGCGACGACAAGTGCCCGGGTTCGCAGGCCGGCCAGACCATCGGTCCGGACGGTTGCCCGGTGCCGGTGTCGATCGACCTGAAGGGCGTGAACTTCGACTTCGACAAGGCCACGCTGCGTCCGGATGCAGTCTCGATCCTCTCCGAGGCCACCGAGATCCTGAAGCGTTATCCGGAGCTGAAGGTCGAAGTCGCCGGTCACACCGACCTGTGCGGCAAGGACGCGTACAACCAGAAGCTGTCGGAGCGTCGCGCCAGCACGGTGTACGACTACCTGACCAGCAATGGTGTGGACGCCGCACGCCTGGTGGGCCCGATCGGTTACGGCGAGAGCCGTCCGCTGGAGCCGACCGAGCAGACCATGCCGGCCTGCAAGAACGAGAAGAACCGCCGTACCGAGCTGAACGTGCAGAACTAA
- a CDS encoding class III extradiol ring-cleavage dioxygenase, whose amino-acid sequence MDVPTRLPTLFLSHGSPMLAVEDSPAGRFLDGLGRQLPWPRAVVVVSAHFMTDRPMVGGHIQPHTVHDFGGFPEALYQIRYPAPGAPDLAEQIAQRLADAGLNPRVRENHGLDHGVWVPMLRMYPDADVPVVPVSVMPHGDAAQHYALGQALAPLRDEGVLVIGSGGFVHNLGDLDWNHPQAPLAPWAQEFGDWMHTMLSAHDWPALLDWQRRAPHAHHAHPTVEHLMPLFVALGAAGDTPAVRTIHRSHQLGTLSLDAFAFD is encoded by the coding sequence ATGGACGTCCCTACCCGCCTTCCGACCCTGTTCCTCTCCCACGGCTCGCCGATGCTGGCCGTGGAGGATTCACCGGCCGGCCGCTTCCTCGACGGCCTCGGGCGACAGCTGCCGTGGCCGAGGGCGGTCGTGGTCGTCTCGGCGCATTTCATGACCGACCGGCCGATGGTGGGCGGGCATATCCAGCCGCACACGGTGCATGACTTCGGCGGCTTTCCCGAAGCGCTGTACCAGATCCGCTACCCGGCTCCGGGCGCGCCCGACTTGGCAGAACAGATTGCACAGCGCCTTGCCGATGCCGGGCTCAATCCGCGCGTACGCGAGAACCACGGCCTCGACCATGGCGTCTGGGTGCCGATGCTGCGCATGTATCCCGACGCCGACGTGCCGGTGGTTCCGGTCTCGGTGATGCCGCACGGCGATGCGGCGCAGCACTACGCGCTGGGCCAGGCGCTGGCGCCGCTGCGCGACGAAGGCGTGCTGGTGATCGGATCGGGCGGCTTCGTGCACAACCTCGGCGACCTCGACTGGAATCATCCGCAGGCACCGCTGGCGCCATGGGCGCAGGAGTTCGGCGACTGGATGCACACGATGCTGTCGGCGCACGACTGGCCGGCACTGCTGGACTGGCAACGGCGCGCGCCGCACGCACATCACGCGCATCCCACGGTCGAACACCTGATGCCGCTGTTCGTCGCGCTCGGCGCCGCCGGCGACACGCCCGCCGTGCGCACGATCCATCGTTCGCACCAGCTGGGCACGTTGTCGCTGGACGCGTTTGCGTTCGATTGA
- the kbl gene encoding glycine C-acetyltransferase: protein MPNSPALTARYAEELDTIRAQGLFKAERVITSPQSAQITLEDGRTVLNFCANNYLGLADHPDVIAAAKAALDTHGFGMASVRFICGTQDLHKQLEQTIADFFGTEDTILYAACFDANGGLFEPLLGEDDAIISDALNHASIIDGVRLCKAKRFRYANCDMADLEKQLQAADAAGCRTKLITTDGVFSMDGFIAPLDQITALAKKYNALVHIDECHATGFLGASGRGSAEVKGVMDKIDIFTGTLGKAMGGALGGFTTARREVIEMLRQRSRPYLFSNSLPPHVVAAGIKAFEMLSSAGELREQLATNTAYFRQQMTAAGFEIKPGVHPICPVMLYDAPLAQKFAARLLEEGIYAIGFFFPVVPQGQARIRTQMSAAHTRVHLDRAIAAFIKIGRELGVLKG from the coding sequence ATGCCCAACTCCCCCGCCCTGACCGCCCGCTACGCGGAAGAACTCGACACCATCCGCGCCCAGGGCCTGTTCAAGGCCGAGCGCGTGATCACTTCGCCGCAGTCGGCGCAGATCACCCTCGAAGACGGCCGCACGGTGCTCAATTTCTGCGCCAACAACTACCTCGGCCTGGCGGACCATCCCGACGTGATTGCCGCGGCCAAGGCCGCGCTCGACACGCACGGCTTCGGCATGGCCTCGGTGCGCTTCATCTGCGGCACCCAGGACCTGCACAAGCAACTTGAGCAGACCATCGCCGACTTCTTCGGAACCGAAGACACCATCCTCTACGCCGCCTGCTTCGACGCCAACGGCGGCCTGTTCGAGCCGCTGCTCGGCGAAGACGACGCGATCATCTCCGACGCACTCAACCACGCATCGATCATCGACGGCGTGCGCCTGTGCAAGGCCAAGCGTTTCCGCTACGCCAACTGCGACATGGCCGACCTGGAGAAGCAGCTGCAGGCCGCCGATGCCGCCGGCTGCAGGACCAAGCTGATCACCACCGACGGCGTATTCTCGATGGACGGCTTCATCGCCCCGCTCGACCAGATCACCGCGCTGGCGAAGAAGTACAACGCACTGGTGCATATCGACGAATGCCATGCCACCGGCTTCCTCGGCGCCAGCGGCCGTGGCTCGGCCGAGGTGAAGGGCGTGATGGACAAGATCGACATCTTCACCGGCACGCTCGGCAAGGCCATGGGCGGCGCGCTCGGCGGCTTCACCACCGCACGTCGCGAAGTGATCGAGATGCTGCGCCAGCGCTCGCGTCCGTACCTGTTCTCCAACTCGCTGCCGCCGCACGTCGTTGCCGCCGGAATCAAGGCGTTCGAGATGCTGTCGTCCGCCGGCGAGCTGCGCGAGCAACTGGCGACCAACACCGCCTATTTCCGCCAGCAGATGACCGCGGCCGGCTTCGAGATCAAGCCCGGCGTGCATCCGATCTGCCCGGTGATGCTGTACGACGCGCCGCTGGCGCAGAAGTTCGCGGCGCGACTGCTGGAGGAAGGCATCTACGCGATCGGCTTCTTCTTCCCGGTAGTACCGCAGGGCCAGGCGCGCATCCGCACGCAGATGTCGGCCGCGCACACGCGCGTACACCTGGACCGTGCGATCGCGGCATTCATCAAGATCGGTCGCGAACTGGGCGTGCTGAAGGGCTGA
- a CDS encoding OmpA family protein has translation MNKKLLCAALLGGLSLAQAANAQEFDDRWYLTGAAGMNIQDNDRGTRNAPFASLGVGKFLNQNWSIDGELNYQNPNMDDNQDLNWSQYGISFDGRYHFTQEGRNWAPYILMGLGYQQSEQEYDNFPNPNSPVQRDEGNFAAKVGLGIQSALYGKRAAIRTELAYRADFDDSDFSTNASGAPLDNDSWYGDLLASVGVVIPLGPPVVAAPPAPAAPSCADLDDDGDGVNNCDDKCPGSQAGQTIGPDGCPVPVSIDLKGVNFDFDKATLRPDAVSILSEATEILKRYPELKVEVAGHTDQCGKDAYNQKLSERRATTVYDYLTSNGVDAARLVGPIGYGESRPLEDMGQAFPACKSEKNRRTELNVQN, from the coding sequence ATGAATAAGAAACTCCTCTGCGCCGCCCTGCTGGGTGGTCTGAGTCTGGCCCAGGCTGCCAATGCGCAGGAATTCGATGATCGCTGGTACCTGACCGGTGCTGCCGGCATGAACATCCAGGACAACGATCGCGGCACGCGCAATGCGCCGTTCGCTTCGCTCGGCGTCGGCAAGTTCCTTAATCAGAACTGGTCGATCGACGGCGAACTGAACTACCAGAATCCGAACATGGACGACAACCAGGATCTCAACTGGAGCCAGTACGGAATTTCGTTCGACGGTCGTTATCACTTCACCCAGGAAGGTCGCAACTGGGCGCCGTACATCCTGATGGGCCTGGGCTACCAGCAGTCCGAGCAGGAGTACGACAACTTCCCGAACCCGAACTCGCCGGTACAGCGTGACGAAGGCAACTTCGCCGCCAAGGTCGGTCTGGGTATCCAGAGCGCCCTGTACGGCAAGCGCGCTGCGATCCGCACCGAACTGGCCTACCGTGCCGACTTCGACGACAGCGACTTCAGCACCAATGCAAGCGGTGCGCCGCTCGACAACGACTCCTGGTACGGCGATCTGCTGGCTTCGGTCGGCGTCGTGATTCCGCTGGGTCCGCCGGTCGTTGCCGCCCCGCCGGCTCCGGCTGCGCCGAGCTGCGCAGACCTGGATGACGACGGTGACGGCGTCAACAACTGCGACGACAAGTGCCCGGGTTCGCAGGCCGGCCAGACCATCGGTCCGGACGGTTGCCCGGTGCCGGTGTCGATCGACCTGAAGGGCGTGAACTTCGACTTCGACAAGGCCACGCTGCGTCCGGATGCAGTCTCGATCCTCTCCGAGGCCACCGAGATCCTGAAGCGTTATCCGGAGCTGAAAGTCGAAGTCGCCGGTCACACCGACCAGTGCGGCAAGGACGCGTACAACCAGAAGCTGTCGGAGCGTCGCGCCACCACGGTGTACGACTACCTGACCAGCAACGGTGTGGACGCCGCGCGTCTGGTGGGCCCGATCGGTTACGGCGAGAGCCGCCCGCTCGAGGACATGGGCCAGGCATTCCCGGCCTGCAAGAGCGAGAAGAACCGTCGTACCGAGCTGAACGTGCAGAACTAA
- a CDS encoding LysR family transcriptional regulator, with translation MDRIGDIGLFLRVLDLGSISAAARSLDLSVAVASQRLKRLERDLGVPLLHRTTRRLHATPEGAALAEQGRALVEDLETLTSSLGLGGSEITGTLRVTTSASFGRLYVSPLVPEFLERHPRVRLSLNLNDQMVDLVSSGFDLAIRIGELADSNLVARRLAPNRRVLCASPAYLRRHGTPRTPQELAEHDCVMLVGSQGRQDVWRMSDGAGGEVAVRVHGRIESNYGEVVRDAAVAGLGIALHSTWHASDDLRSGRLQVVLADYPVSETGIYAVMPQRRLVPPRVRAFVDFMDERLAQVLPRD, from the coding sequence ATGGATCGCATCGGCGATATCGGCCTTTTCCTGCGCGTGCTCGACCTGGGCTCGATCAGCGCCGCCGCCCGCAGCCTCGACCTGTCGGTCGCCGTGGCCAGCCAGCGCCTCAAGCGGCTCGAGCGCGACCTCGGCGTGCCCCTACTGCACCGGACCACGCGCCGCCTGCACGCCACGCCTGAGGGCGCCGCGCTGGCCGAGCAGGGGCGGGCGCTGGTCGAGGACCTGGAGACCCTCACCAGCAGCCTGGGGCTGGGAGGCAGCGAGATCACCGGCACGCTGCGGGTGACGACCTCGGCCTCGTTCGGGCGGCTGTACGTGTCGCCCCTGGTACCCGAGTTCCTCGAACGCCATCCGCGGGTGCGGCTCAGCCTCAATCTCAATGACCAGATGGTCGACCTGGTCAGCTCCGGCTTCGACCTGGCGATCCGCATAGGAGAACTCGCCGACTCCAACCTGGTCGCGCGCCGGCTGGCGCCGAATCGACGCGTGCTGTGCGCATCGCCCGCATATCTGCGCCGCCACGGCACGCCGCGCACCCCGCAGGAACTGGCCGAACACGACTGCGTGATGCTGGTCGGCAGCCAGGGACGACAGGACGTGTGGCGGATGAGTGACGGTGCCGGCGGCGAAGTCGCGGTGCGCGTGCACGGCCGCATCGAAAGCAACTACGGCGAAGTCGTGCGCGATGCCGCCGTTGCCGGTCTCGGCATCGCCCTGCATTCGACCTGGCATGCGTCCGATGACCTGCGCAGCGGTCGCCTGCAGGTCGTGCTGGCCGACTATCCGGTGTCCGAGACCGGCATCTACGCGGTGATGCCGCAGCGCCGGCTGGTTCCACCGCGCGTGCGCGCGTTCGTCGACTTCATGGACGAGCGGCTGGCGCAGGTGTTGCCGCGGGATTGA
- a CDS encoding MFS transporter, whose translation MALASAPSLPAPSSNRMPVALYALTAGSFGIGCAEFVIMGLLLQVAADLQVSIAAAGMLVSGYALGVFVGAPILTLLTRRMPRKAVLLALMAIYTIGNAACALAPDYTTLMAARVLTSLTHGTFFGVGAVVATGLVPADRKASAISIMFSGLTLATLLGMPAGAWLGLHLGWRSTFWAMSVVGVASLLVIALLVPRSRDQQAPVAVRDELRTIVRPQVLLGLLMTMLGFAGVFVVITYIQPLLTGIAGFSEAAVSPILLLFGAGMVVGNLLGGHLADRKPTPALLGTLAALAIVLALMSFALHNQFAIVAFITALGIAAFATVSPLQLRVLRHASGAGQNLASSFNIAAFNLGNAMGAWLGGVVIERGPGLQAVTWAAAVVTVAGLAVALWSVRLESAHERSAQLPTGCVPERP comes from the coding sequence ATGGCCCTCGCCTCCGCCCCATCCCTACCCGCCCCCTCCTCCAACCGGATGCCGGTGGCGCTGTATGCCCTGACCGCCGGTTCGTTCGGCATTGGCTGCGCCGAGTTCGTGATCATGGGCCTGCTGCTGCAGGTCGCGGCCGACCTGCAGGTCTCGATCGCCGCCGCCGGCATGCTGGTGTCGGGCTACGCGCTGGGCGTGTTCGTCGGCGCCCCGATCCTGACCCTGTTGACCCGCCGCATGCCGCGCAAGGCGGTGCTGCTGGCGCTGATGGCGATCTACACGATCGGCAATGCGGCCTGCGCGCTGGCGCCGGACTACACCACGCTGATGGCCGCACGCGTGCTGACTTCGCTGACGCACGGCACCTTCTTCGGTGTTGGCGCGGTGGTGGCCACCGGCCTGGTGCCGGCCGACCGCAAGGCCTCGGCGATTTCCATCATGTTCTCCGGCCTGACCCTGGCAACGCTGCTGGGCATGCCGGCTGGCGCCTGGCTCGGACTGCACCTGGGCTGGCGGTCCACTTTCTGGGCGATGAGCGTGGTCGGTGTCGCTTCGCTGCTGGTGATCGCGCTGCTGGTGCCGCGCAGTCGCGACCAGCAGGCGCCGGTGGCGGTACGCGACGAGCTGCGCACGATCGTGCGTCCGCAGGTCCTGCTTGGCCTGCTGATGACGATGCTCGGCTTCGCCGGTGTGTTCGTCGTGATCACCTACATCCAGCCGTTGCTGACCGGCATTGCCGGATTCTCCGAAGCGGCGGTGTCGCCGATCCTGCTGCTGTTCGGTGCCGGCATGGTCGTGGGCAACCTGCTCGGCGGCCATCTCGCCGACCGCAAGCCGACACCGGCGCTGCTGGGCACGCTGGCTGCGCTGGCCATCGTGCTGGCGTTGATGAGCTTCGCGCTGCACAACCAGTTCGCCATCGTCGCCTTCATCACCGCGCTCGGCATCGCTGCGTTCGCCACGGTCTCGCCCTTGCAGCTGCGCGTGCTGCGCCATGCATCGGGTGCCGGCCAGAACCTCGCCTCGAGCTTCAACATCGCCGCCTTCAACCTTGGCAATGCCATGGGCGCCTGGCTCGGTGGCGTTGTCATCGAACGTGGCCCGGGCCTGCAAGCAGTGACATGGGCGGCAGCAGTCGTGACCGTGGCCGGCCTGGCCGTCGCGCTGTGGAGCGTGCGCCTGGAAAGCGCGCACGAACGCAGCGCGCAGCTGCCCACCGGCTGCGTGCCCGAGCGCCCCTGA
- a CDS encoding pseudouridine synthase, producing the protein MASTPRHGLARVLSKQGLCSRSEAARWIQSGRVAVDGRVIRDPEFPIVQGRHRIVVDGRDLDQVPRIHLMLNKPRGLVTTTQDERGRDTVYRCFDGSSLPWLAPVGRLDKASEGLLLFSNDPAWAAHITDPETGPDKTYHVQIDTLPDAALLAALVAGVDEEGEWLSASSVNLLRSGERNAWLEIVLDEGRNRQIRRLLAAFGIGVLRLVRVGIGSLSLGDLGKGQWRELSGAEVAALVSPPCSSER; encoded by the coding sequence ATGGCGTCCACGCCTCGCCACGGCCTTGCGCGCGTGCTGTCAAAACAAGGTCTATGTTCGCGCAGCGAAGCCGCGCGCTGGATCCAGTCCGGCCGCGTCGCGGTCGATGGGCGGGTGATTCGCGATCCGGAATTTCCGATCGTGCAGGGTCGCCATCGCATCGTCGTCGACGGCCGCGACCTCGATCAGGTGCCGCGCATCCACCTGATGCTCAACAAGCCGCGGGGCCTGGTCACCACGACCCAGGACGAGCGCGGGCGCGACACGGTCTACCGGTGCTTCGACGGTTCCAGCCTGCCGTGGCTGGCGCCGGTCGGGAGGCTCGACAAGGCCAGCGAGGGACTGCTGCTGTTCAGCAACGATCCCGCCTGGGCGGCGCATATCACCGACCCGGAGACCGGCCCCGACAAGACCTACCACGTGCAGATCGACACGCTGCCGGACGCCGCCCTGCTGGCGGCCCTGGTGGCCGGCGTCGACGAGGAAGGGGAGTGGCTGAGTGCCAGCAGCGTCAACCTGCTGCGCAGCGGCGAACGCAATGCGTGGCTTGAGATCGTCCTGGACGAAGGCCGCAACCGGCAGATCCGCAGACTGCTTGCCGCATTCGGGATCGGCGTGCTGCGCCTGGTCCGGGTCGGCATCGGCTCGCTTTCGCTGGGTGACCTGGGCAAAGGGCAGTGGCGTGAATTGAGCGGGGCCGAAGTGGCCGCGCTCGTTTCGCCTCCCTGTTCATCTGAGCGTTGA
- the tdh gene encoding L-threonine 3-dehydrogenase gives MTQSMKALVKREAGKGIWMEEVPVPTPGPNEVLIKLEKTAICGTDLHIYLWDEWSQRTIKPGLVIGHEFVGRIAEVGPGVTGYKIGQRVSAEGHIVCGHCRNCRAGRQHLCPNTVGIGVNRNGAFAEYIVMPSSNLWPIPDQIPSELAAFFDPYGNAAHCALEFDVVGEDVLITGAGPIGIIAAGICKHIGARNVVVTDVNDYRLKLAADMGATRVVNVANTSLKDVMADLHMEGFDVGLEMSGNARAFNDMLDCMYHGGKIAMLGIMPKGAGCDWDKIIFKGLTIHGMYGRKMYETWYKMTQLVLGGFPLGKVLTHQLPIDDFQQGFELMESGKAGKVVLSWN, from the coding sequence ATGACGCAATCGATGAAGGCGCTGGTCAAGCGCGAAGCTGGCAAGGGCATCTGGATGGAAGAGGTGCCGGTGCCGACGCCCGGCCCCAATGAAGTCCTGATCAAGCTCGAGAAGACCGCAATCTGCGGCACCGACCTGCACATCTACCTGTGGGACGAATGGAGCCAGCGCACGATCAAGCCAGGCCTGGTGATCGGCCATGAGTTCGTCGGCCGCATCGCCGAAGTCGGCCCGGGCGTGACCGGCTACAAGATCGGCCAGCGCGTCTCGGCCGAAGGCCACATCGTCTGCGGCCACTGCCGCAACTGCCGCGCCGGCCGCCAGCACCTGTGCCCCAACACCGTCGGCATCGGCGTCAACCGCAATGGCGCCTTCGCCGAATACATCGTGATGCCGTCCAGCAACCTGTGGCCGATCCCGGACCAGATCCCGAGCGAGCTGGCCGCGTTCTTCGACCCCTATGGCAACGCCGCGCATTGCGCGCTGGAGTTCGACGTGGTCGGCGAGGACGTGCTGATCACCGGCGCCGGCCCGATCGGGATCATTGCCGCCGGCATCTGCAAGCACATCGGTGCGCGCAACGTGGTGGTCACCGACGTCAACGACTACCGCCTCAAGCTCGCCGCCGACATGGGCGCCACGCGCGTGGTCAACGTCGCCAACACCTCGCTCAAGGACGTGATGGCCGACCTGCACATGGAAGGCTTCGACGTCGGCCTGGAAATGAGCGGCAACGCGCGCGCCTTCAACGACATGCTCGACTGCATGTACCACGGCGGCAAGATCGCCATGCTCGGCATCATGCCCAAGGGCGCAGGCTGCGACTGGGACAAGATCATCTTCAAGGGCCTCACCATCCACGGCATGTACGGCCGCAAGATGTACGAGACCTGGTACAAGATGACGCAGCTCGTGCTCGGCGGTTTCCCGCTCGGCAAGGTGCTCACGCACCAGCTGCCGATCGACGATTTCCAGCAGGGCTTCGAGCTGATGGAATCGGGCAAGGCCGGCAAGGTCGTGCTGAGCTGGAATTGA